One stretch of Halobacillus litoralis DNA includes these proteins:
- a CDS encoding ion channel, with protein sequence MVQALFIAAVIFIAANLVYFFTNKTYRKSYFSTALFFQLFFVLTGVLVGFTLLYYLLSLDEVILVTSLSSRDPVDPTFLDLLYFSGETLLSVGYGDMLPVGMARFFALLESGIGILLPTAYFLKAMDTSRQSED encoded by the coding sequence ATGGTACAAGCTCTGTTCATCGCTGCGGTTATTTTCATTGCAGCAAATCTCGTTTATTTTTTCACAAATAAAACATACAGAAAAAGCTACTTCAGCACAGCCCTATTCTTTCAATTATTTTTTGTTCTCACAGGTGTATTAGTGGGGTTTACGCTCCTTTACTATCTGCTGTCTTTAGATGAAGTCATTCTGGTTACTAGTTTATCATCCCGGGACCCTGTCGACCCAACCTTTTTGGACTTGCTTTACTTCAGTGGGGAAACATTGTTGAGCGTAGGTTATGGGGACATGCTGCCTGTTGGGATGGCCCGATTTTTTGCTTTGCTTGAATCAGGAATCGGCATCCTTCTCCCTACGGCCTATTTCTTAAAAGCGATGGATACGTCCAGGCAAAGCGAAGATTAA
- a CDS encoding peroxiredoxin-like family protein, which translates to MKTEMRKHYHDYIEKFKKATPDEIHEKMKKAIDELESSDDGDGLSTGEKAPNFNLPDAKGKTVELYEQLKSGPVVLTFYRGGWCPYCNMELRAYQQILDEIHGQGAELMAISPQTPDQSLTTHEKNELNYHVLSDVGNEVANQYNLVYQLPDYLVDVYKDKGLHVDKHNGDETWTLPVSATYIIDTDGTIVYDYTKADYKDRAEPSDVLGELKKINA; encoded by the coding sequence ATGAAGACAGAAATGAGAAAGCATTATCATGATTACATTGAAAAATTCAAGAAAGCAACTCCTGATGAAATCCATGAAAAAATGAAGAAGGCGATTGATGAACTTGAATCTTCGGATGATGGAGATGGTTTGTCTACAGGTGAGAAAGCGCCAAACTTTAATTTACCTGACGCGAAAGGAAAAACGGTCGAACTGTATGAACAATTGAAAAGTGGTCCAGTCGTCCTTACTTTTTACCGCGGAGGCTGGTGCCCTTACTGCAACATGGAATTGAGAGCCTATCAGCAGATTTTAGATGAGATTCATGGACAAGGAGCTGAATTAATGGCAATCAGCCCTCAAACTCCCGATCAGTCATTGACCACCCATGAAAAAAATGAACTCAACTATCACGTACTGAGCGACGTTGGGAATGAAGTGGCCAATCAATACAATTTGGTGTACCAATTACCAGATTATCTTGTAGATGTGTACAAAGATAAAGGGTTGCACGTGGATAAACATAATGGCGATGAGACATGGACTCTGCCTGTCTCCGCAACTTATATTATTGATACAGATGGTACGATTGTGTATGACTATACGAAGGCGGACTACAAAGATCGAGCCGAGCCATCTGACGTACTTGGAGAATTGAAAAAAATAAATGCGTAA
- a CDS encoding thioredoxin family protein, with product MESVNTIEELQGFVHEHPLSIVYVSRPGCSVCHGLLPQVENLLKDYPEIVSRHVDADKIPQVAGEFSVMTVPAVLIYSEGKELFRKARFVPIGELNQQLAKLNHFINEK from the coding sequence GTGGAATCCGTAAACACCATTGAAGAACTACAGGGATTTGTTCATGAACATCCGCTTTCGATTGTTTATGTATCCAGGCCCGGATGTTCAGTTTGTCATGGTTTGCTTCCTCAAGTCGAAAACTTGTTGAAAGACTATCCTGAAATTGTGTCCAGACATGTGGACGCTGATAAAATCCCACAAGTGGCGGGAGAGTTTTCAGTCATGACGGTACCAGCCGTTTTGATCTATTCTGAAGGCAAAGAACTATTCCGCAAAGCCCGCTTTGTTCCGATCGGGGAGTTAAACCAGCAACTGGCAAAACTGAATCATTTCATTAATGAAAAATGA
- the argS gene encoding arginine--tRNA ligase, which translates to MEKQILALQIAHILGEEYPREWVQQQIETPKQSSHGDLAFPCFPLAKTLKKSPHLIAEDVSSHLKHPIFKKVQTVGGYVNIFLDQGFVADHTLNQFYQDPEAYGAHEFGNGKTVVLDMSAPNIAKPFSMGHLRSTVIGNALSNLAQKCGYETVKINYIGDYGTQFGKLLAAYLKWGKEESLKHNPIQELTRVYVKFHHASKEDPSFIEEGREWFKKLEDNDEEAVALWKWFKAVSLEEFEKIYNLLGITFDLTRGEAYYNDKMDTTIDMLQEKGMLEKSEGAQVVRLDEEELPPCLIRKSNGTTIYATRDLTAAIDRKQTYDFDEALYVVGHEQTLHFQQIKHVLKKAGFAWADQLKHISFGMMLQDGKKMSTRQGKTVLLEQALQEAISQAANNIKEKNPELKDAEKVAEQVGVGAVIFHDLKHDRRNDVEFSLEDMLTFEGHTAPYLQYTHARTVSLLEKGNFNPNHPVTDVHAESAWPLIKTIRLFPEVIEKAYKEYDPSKLARHLLDVARHFNSFYAHTKVIGSEEEQALLTLIYAVNYQLKEGLSILGIQAPENM; encoded by the coding sequence ATGGAAAAACAAATACTAGCCCTGCAAATCGCTCATATCCTTGGGGAGGAATATCCACGGGAGTGGGTGCAGCAACAGATTGAAACCCCTAAACAGTCCAGCCATGGCGACCTGGCTTTTCCTTGTTTCCCGCTGGCAAAGACGTTGAAAAAAAGTCCGCATCTGATTGCTGAGGACGTTTCCAGTCATTTGAAACATCCGATCTTTAAAAAAGTGCAGACAGTAGGCGGCTACGTTAATATTTTTCTTGATCAGGGGTTTGTCGCCGACCATACGTTGAACCAGTTTTACCAAGACCCAGAAGCCTATGGGGCTCACGAATTTGGAAATGGAAAGACTGTCGTCCTTGATATGTCAGCTCCGAATATTGCCAAACCTTTCTCCATGGGCCATTTAAGATCCACGGTCATTGGAAATGCTCTCTCCAACCTTGCTCAAAAATGTGGATATGAAACGGTGAAGATCAATTACATCGGAGACTATGGCACACAGTTCGGAAAGCTATTAGCCGCTTATCTCAAATGGGGGAAAGAAGAAAGTCTCAAGCATAATCCGATTCAAGAATTGACTCGAGTGTATGTAAAGTTCCACCATGCTTCAAAAGAAGACCCCTCCTTCATTGAGGAAGGTAGAGAATGGTTCAAGAAATTGGAGGATAATGATGAGGAGGCGGTTGCCTTATGGAAATGGTTCAAAGCCGTTTCACTGGAAGAGTTTGAGAAGATTTATAATCTCTTAGGCATCACCTTCGACTTGACCCGAGGCGAAGCCTACTATAATGACAAAATGGATACGACCATCGACATGTTGCAGGAAAAAGGGATGTTGGAAAAATCAGAAGGCGCTCAAGTCGTCCGGCTGGATGAGGAAGAATTACCTCCCTGCCTGATTCGAAAAAGTAATGGAACGACGATATATGCCACGAGAGATTTAACGGCTGCGATTGATCGTAAGCAAACGTATGATTTTGATGAAGCACTCTATGTGGTCGGCCATGAGCAAACCCTTCATTTCCAACAGATCAAGCATGTGTTGAAAAAAGCAGGTTTTGCCTGGGCGGATCAATTAAAACATATCTCCTTTGGAATGATGCTTCAAGACGGCAAGAAAATGTCTACACGTCAGGGGAAGACCGTTTTACTTGAACAAGCGCTGCAGGAGGCCATTTCCCAAGCTGCGAATAATATTAAAGAGAAGAACCCTGAATTGAAGGACGCTGAAAAGGTCGCGGAACAAGTCGGGGTAGGTGCTGTCATCTTTCACGACCTTAAACACGATCGTCGCAATGATGTGGAATTTTCTTTGGAAGATATGCTTACCTTCGAAGGCCATACGGCTCCATACCTGCAATACACACATGCGCGTACCGTCTCTTTACTAGAAAAAGGGAACTTTAATCCTAATCATCCTGTAACAGACGTCCACGCAGAATCCGCTTGGCCATTAATAAAAACCATTCGCCTTTTCCCAGAGGTGATTGAGAAAGCCTACAAAGAATATGACCCATCCAAGCTTGCTAGACACCTCTTAGATGTCGCACGTCACTTCAATAGTTTTTACGCCCATACAAAAGTGATTGGAAGTGAAGAGGAACAAGCGCTCCTCACATTGATTTATGCGGTTAATTACCAATTAAAAGAGGGTTTGTCCATTCTCGGGATTCAGGCACCTGAAAATATGTAG
- a CDS encoding AAA family ATPase, which yields MGEILRRIPSLDEGKRFVLGIDGLSRSGKTTLTEKIEKELQKSSFPVVTYHIDDYVVEREKRYNTGYEQWYEYYFLQWDVKALKEDLFKALVKENRLVIVEGVFLQREEWRSFFDFVVYVQCPREERFLREREETRKNIDKFKERYWKAEDYYIETVEPERQANFIVKSTS from the coding sequence GTGGGAGAGATCCTTCGAAGAATTCCTTCATTAGATGAAGGGAAAAGATTTGTATTAGGAATCGATGGTTTGAGTCGTTCAGGGAAAACGACGCTTACAGAGAAAATAGAAAAGGAACTCCAGAAATCGTCTTTTCCAGTCGTTACGTATCATATCGATGATTACGTTGTGGAAAGAGAGAAGAGATACAATACTGGGTATGAACAATGGTACGAATATTATTTTCTGCAATGGGATGTCAAAGCGTTAAAGGAAGACTTATTTAAAGCGCTGGTAAAAGAGAATAGGTTGGTTATTGTGGAGGGTGTATTTTTACAAAGGGAAGAGTGGCGAAGCTTTTTTGATTTTGTGGTCTATGTCCAGTGTCCAAGAGAAGAAAGGTTCTTACGAGAAAGGGAGGAAACGAGAAAGAATATCGATAAATTCAAAGAACGGTACTGGAAAGCGGAAGATTACTACATAGAAACGGTCGAGCCTGAAAGACAGGCGAATTTTATTGTGAAATCTACATCATGA
- the eutH gene encoding ethanolamine utilization protein EutH, translating into MWVNDAILIVMCFFMVLGALDYYVLNHRLSLGWRFYEAFMMMGPLALSMVGIISLAPVLSQLLAPAIRPVFLWFGADPSMFASMMLAIDMGAYSLAESLALEEEAATFSWALLGTMMGPTLVFTIPVALTIVKKEDRPFFSRGILAGLVTVPIGCFVGGAVAGYEVVWMLRNLTPAILLSVCIGAGLWLFTNVTIRLFSYFGKTIEIIIITGLALIIIESLTGFVVLPGMAPLSEGMVIVGRITVTLAGAYPLVAFINQRGERWIGRLSDRLGMNSTSITGLIASTAHHLPMLATMKDMDERGKTVNAAFAVSGAFVIGSHFAFVASVEKDMIFPVLLGKLTAGLLAVGLALWMTRESKSFSSSVETLYNEK; encoded by the coding sequence TTGTGGGTTAATGACGCTATCTTGATTGTCATGTGTTTCTTCATGGTATTGGGAGCACTTGATTACTACGTGCTTAATCACCGCCTGTCCCTTGGATGGCGGTTTTACGAAGCGTTTATGATGATGGGCCCACTGGCTCTTTCGATGGTAGGGATCATCTCCCTCGCACCTGTACTGTCCCAGTTGTTGGCGCCTGCCATCCGTCCCGTGTTTTTATGGTTTGGAGCGGATCCGTCGATGTTTGCATCCATGATGCTTGCTATTGACATGGGAGCCTACTCTCTGGCGGAATCCTTAGCCTTAGAAGAGGAAGCGGCCACCTTTTCCTGGGCCCTCCTCGGTACGATGATGGGACCGACGCTTGTTTTCACAATTCCTGTTGCGCTTACGATTGTGAAGAAAGAGGATCGTCCTTTCTTTTCAAGAGGAATTTTAGCTGGTTTGGTTACGGTTCCGATCGGATGCTTTGTCGGTGGGGCTGTGGCAGGATATGAAGTGGTATGGATGTTACGGAATTTAACACCAGCTATTCTTCTTTCCGTCTGTATTGGGGCAGGTTTGTGGTTGTTCACGAACGTAACCATCCGGTTATTTTCTTATTTCGGAAAAACCATTGAAATCATAATTATCACTGGTCTCGCACTTATAATCATTGAATCATTAACAGGGTTCGTTGTCCTCCCGGGGATGGCACCTTTATCTGAAGGGATGGTCATCGTTGGAAGGATTACCGTTACATTAGCAGGCGCTTATCCCCTTGTTGCTTTCATTAATCAGCGGGGAGAGAGGTGGATAGGACGACTGAGTGATAGATTAGGCATGAATTCTACATCTATAACAGGATTGATTGCTTCCACGGCGCATCACCTCCCTATGTTAGCGACGATGAAAGATATGGATGAACGAGGAAAAACGGTCAACGCTGCGTTTGCCGTGAGTGGAGCGTTCGTCATCGGCAGTCATTTCGCCTTCGTAGCGAGTGTCGAAAAGGATATGATTTTTCCAGTATTGCTGGGTAAATTAACAGCAGGACTCTTAGCTGTTGGGCTGGCTTTATGGATGACGAGAGAAAGCAAATCATTTTCTTCGAGTGTCGAAACTCTATATAATGAAAAGTGA
- a CDS encoding AIM24 family protein gives MSDYSIDEFIRKTKQDESENDYFELETPRILEVNLLDQVWAKAGAMISYNGNIKFEREGILEHGVGRLFKKAMTGEGSSLMKATGRGRLYLADQGKKITIFDLDNETITVNGNDLLAFEPSIDWDIKLMKKVAGMVSGGLFNVTLSGSGRVAITSHYEPLTLLVRPGEPVITDPHATVAWSGHLEPNFKTDISFKTLIGRGSGESIQMEFEGDGFVIVQPFEEVYTTGQS, from the coding sequence ATGAGCGACTACTCTATTGATGAATTTATTAGAAAAACGAAACAGGATGAATCAGAGAATGATTATTTTGAGCTGGAGACCCCGAGAATTCTTGAGGTAAACCTCCTCGATCAAGTGTGGGCAAAAGCAGGAGCGATGATTTCTTATAATGGGAACATTAAATTTGAAAGAGAAGGAATCCTCGAGCATGGCGTCGGTCGTTTATTTAAAAAAGCCATGACCGGTGAAGGGAGTTCTTTAATGAAGGCCACTGGTCGCGGGCGACTTTACCTTGCCGATCAGGGCAAAAAGATTACTATTTTTGACCTGGATAATGAAACGATTACGGTGAATGGCAACGATCTTCTTGCCTTTGAACCAAGCATTGACTGGGATATCAAACTGATGAAAAAAGTAGCCGGTATGGTTTCAGGTGGGTTGTTCAACGTAACCCTCAGCGGGAGTGGGCGCGTCGCGATTACTTCGCACTATGAACCGTTGACGCTGCTCGTACGTCCTGGTGAACCTGTCATTACAGACCCGCATGCTACTGTGGCGTGGTCCGGGCACTTAGAGCCGAATTTCAAAACGGACATCAGCTTCAAGACACTCATCGGCAGGGGAAGCGGCGAATCGATTCAAATGGAGTTTGAAGGTGATGGATTTGTCATTGTCCAGCCTTTCGAGGAAGTTTACACGACGGGGCAGAGCTGA
- the msrA gene encoding peptide-methionine (S)-S-oxide reductase MsrA, whose translation MATAIFGAGCFWGVEAFFEKFEGVTETKVGYIGGHLENPTYEQVKAGKSGHAESVKVNYDPTVITYAELVNIFFEAHDPTSRNKQGIDVGHQYRSVIFHSDASQKYIAEEKIKEWEEKGIFKRPIVTEVEEATTFYEAEEHHQKYLQKHGSAACSIG comes from the coding sequence ATGGCAACCGCTATTTTCGGTGCAGGATGTTTTTGGGGAGTAGAAGCATTTTTTGAAAAATTCGAAGGGGTGACAGAAACGAAGGTCGGTTACATTGGCGGCCATCTGGAGAACCCGACATATGAACAGGTCAAAGCAGGAAAGAGTGGACACGCGGAATCTGTCAAAGTGAACTATGATCCAACGGTCATCACTTATGCAGAACTAGTGAATATATTCTTTGAAGCCCACGATCCGACATCCCGCAACAAGCAGGGAATCGATGTTGGTCACCAATATCGTTCTGTCATTTTCCATTCGGATGCAAGCCAGAAATACATTGCTGAAGAAAAAATCAAAGAATGGGAAGAAAAAGGGATTTTTAAACGCCCAATCGTTACAGAAGTAGAAGAAGCAACAACTTTTTATGAAGCAGAAGAGCATCACCAGAAATATTTACAAAAGCATGGCTCTGCTGCATGCTCCATTGGATAA